TAGCAAACCTCTGCTAGGCGATCCTCACATATACGAAGAAGAGCAATAGCCTTCAGACTTATGCGGTGAGAAGTCTTATTATTAGCAAATCGGATAAGGCAGTTGACACAATCCATGAAACAATCCGCAACTACTTTATCAAAGTGTTCCAATATAACTGCAAACCTTTTGTAGATTAGATACACTATATATAACCAAACAAAAATACACCAATATAAAATGAcaagcagaaaaataaaggagaaAAAGGTAAGCTCTTACCCTGCTCAACATTTTCAAATGCACTTTCCACAATGGATTCAAAATCATCATCCGCAGCTGCcgtaaaaatcataaaaacacTGCGCCATCCAGATTTTATGCTTCGTACTTTAGATTTTATCATCTGCAATAGACTGATAATCAATTTCTGCTACAAAGAAATAGATAAGTATTCAGGGAAATTTGAAATGCATACTTGAACAATGCAGTCAACAATTAGGCTCCTTATGGATTCACTTCGACTATTCCTCATAAGAATAACAAATGGCTTGAGGATGTCATTTTGAAATGTGAAGTTGGAAAGTTCAGCATGCTCAAGATATTTCATACCAAGTTGCCTTAGTGAATCTATGGCATACATAGCAATTTTCTCATCATGATGGCTCCCAGCAGAAATAAAATGATTTGCCAAGACAGACCATATTCTAGCCCACACCTGGAAGACATTGATAGAAATTTGTAAACATAAGCAATTATTTTTATCTGGCAGGGGACAGATACAGTTCCTCAATGTACATAGCAGCTCAAGATGTTCACCAAAATGTTACAATAGCTAAAGTATCTCAGAAATTTCGcagcaataaaataaataaataagcaaGGTACAACATTCTCAATACAACGACCAGACAATACAGTATCTTACGGAATCTGGCAAATCATTCATCTAAATATGATAGAATTAAGCACATATGTATTGATATAAAGAACATTATCCCCAATGGTAACAACAGCACTGGTCGGTCAACAAATTTCAGGGCCTGAAGAAATTATTAGCCACACACCGAGCAGCAGAGAACACAAGTTAATTACATTACAACCACCAGCAAAAAGATATCAACGCATTTGCCATTATGAAAAGGAATTTCGATTAATAATTCTTATCAATTCGTGGTTTCATAATCattatttgtttctttaaaGTTTAGTATCAGGTTTCAGGTTCTATATTTAAATCTAACATGGAGTTATGGAACTGGTGCTTGAtggatttttttcctttttgattgCTCAATAGTGATGCGATCCCCCAGCCAAAAGGCAGGATGATGAGGAGCTTCACCACTTGAACCAGCAGTGCTCCTCAAAAGGTGCTTGATGACTATAAAATCACCATCTTGTCTAATTCTAATTCTCTGGTTTTCAAAAATCACTTCTCTTCCATCCCAAATAGCCATCCTAAATTTCAACCTTCAAAGGCAGGACCAGCAAACCAACACCTGCCACATAAAATAAATTCTCATCTCTGCCAAAAGATTCGTAATCACGTGTCTTGTGCAGAGTTGAGATATCCTTTGCAACTCACAAGTCCATATAATACAACACATCCACGCAACTAGGATAACTAAAGTTGCACAACCTTCAGGATGGGAACTTCTGTTCTACTGAAACTCATTCATTTCAAGACAAACTAGTAAACCTACAGAAAAGCatgattttgtaaaaaaatttgtAGTCCGCAAGTACATCAAGCATATGAAACTTTAAATAGAATGTTCGAATGTTCTGAATTCTTTCTAACAAAATAAGTTGTTCCCAGAATCAAGAACATAACATTAACTTCTCCAACTATTCCCAAAGATCCAAATATTTCCATCCAGCAAGAAAAACATGACACGCACATACATGCATCGGTTAACATTTTCCTTCTTTCTGGAAAGCAAGCATTCAGTCACCATCAATGTCGAACTCAAAATATGTCAAGTTAGTTGTAGCAAGTCAAGATGTCCTGCATCCTTCATTCACTTGTGTTATTAATTCATTCTCACAAAGTGGTAAGGTTACTCACTGTAGTCATGGTTTCAGGGGTTCAAACAGTAGAAAGAGATGGCGCAAACAGTTTCTCTCCCCAGACTAGCATTAACAGGAGTCCTGTAAATAGGATGTGACTATAAAGAGCTAAATGGCATCTTGAGACATGGAAAGCATGACCCGGCAAATGCGTACAGTAACAGTAAGAGGGAACTCTAACTTCAATCCACCAACTTAATTCCCCAGTGACCATCGCTTATGTTGTAATCCTTTAACATGTCAGAAGGATCAGAAAGTAATTGGAAGGACAAAGGCGAGTTTACAGAAAGTCATTAAATAACCAGTTTTATCAAAAAGGCGCTTCCGATATGAATGAGCAAAACCAATGATTTTAGTGAATAAAGGGGGTACCATTCGTATGCGAGCCATATTGTAATAGCTGATCTCTACAAGCTTTTGCAAGCTGAATACACGGGCTGGAGTTTGTTTCAGTTCCTCAGCCGATACACCGCAAAGGGCAGTAAAAAATTCCACAACAGATTCACTGGGCAACTTCACACTGTTGACAAAAGCTTTTTCAGCAGGCTTCCCAGCCAACTCTTTTAAGGATTGAATAACAGCGTCTCGGGAGATCTGGTTTGATCCATGCATGACAGTTGCAGCGATAGAAGGCGTTGTCCTGATGAATTCAAGCCGAGAAACACATTCCAAAACTGCATTCCATGTGTCTTGAAGGGAGTCAGTTTCAGAGTCACATAGAGCAAGTAGAGTCCGCAATGCTTCCACATTCTTACTACGCAACTCCTTCGGGGCATGCAAGAAAGTAAATCTGGAGTACAAACTCAAATGATTAATTATGAGCGTCACAAAATCTTCATctcaataataaaaagaaaaaactagatATACTCCCCCAATTATTTCCTGAGAGAACATCAATTAAATTAATAGAAACACGAAAAGGATGGAACAACCACATTGAGAAATTATGGACTAAATAATAGGGGAAAACCGGAAAGGCACCACAGACCTCACTAGAGATGTTAGAAAAGCATAGCGCATGGTATCCATCCCGAGAACATATGTAATATGTATTCCAGCATTGAATCCTTCCATGCAGAGAACAACTCTCGGCTTATTTTCACCTTCCTCCATTGTAACAGAGAAAGTAGCAAGCAAAGGCCATCCAACAGCTTCAACCATAGGCCTCACAATTTCTGTCTGTTGTGCCGTATAGAAAACGCCTCTTCTTGATCCCTGATTCCGGATTATCGCTTGTGTTTTCTTGATAATAGATTCACTTTCAGATTTAGCATCAGTTGATGAGTTTCTTTTGGGCAGTGCCAGATTGAGAATGCTGACAAGACCGCCTCTTTCTTCACCATATGGCTTCTGCCTGCTGCCTTTCCCTACACTACCTGTCTCATCTTTCATTTTTATCTCTTCCTTAATGATAGAATCATAAATTTCTCCTAGGAGTTCTGTTGGAGCACAATCTTCATCATCGTTGGTGGCATGCATGCGTATGAAATCTGATTTCGACGTCTTAGGCCACACCATTGGGTTATGGGCATCGGTATTTAGCAATATAACTGCATATGCAAGAACATAAGCAGTATCTGCATTTTTGAAAAGACCTGGATTGTCTGCGCAATATCTGTCATTCAACATATGAAAAACTCAGTTACTAACAGGAGATAAAAGGAAAAGGTCTAGAGTCAAAACACTATAACCATGCATGGAAAGTATTCAATTCTGCCCATTTAAAGCATAAGTTTGATAGAGTAAGAGCAGCAAGTCTCTCCTCGTTTTCTAAAATTTTAGGATGGCCCATCCAGCAGAGCCACACAGTAGCAATCAAACGCAAACCACTGCTATCATCAGTGACCAAGTTGCACCAGGTGGGATTGGATAACAAGACCTCTGAGTTTATTTTTGATCCTGTAGTTACCTTCCTTTACCACTGGGCTATGCAATATTTTTTTGAACCTTAACAGTGGTGATCTAAAGAGCatctttattcttttcttttctttgtttaaatgCAAAAGAGCACCACAGTAAAGGTAACACTAAAAGTGGCCaaattacttttttaaaaaaaaattgttcaacAGGGGTAGGCACTCAAACCCCCGCACTTAGGCCAGCGGCCAGCGCTGATGAGGAGCTTGAGAAAACAGGCTAAATTACTTATAAGTGACATAATAAAATTAACACTTCACAGCACGTGTAAACGTTAGCTGGGGAAATAACTCAGATCTACGGGTGTAcaggaaaattgaaaaagaatgaaaaaatataatcatgataaaATAGAAGAAGGGGCAAGGGATGTGCCTCAACTTAAACAAGCAAAAGCCCAACATAAGTATAAACACGTAATTGAGAATGAATACAAGTAAGATGTATGAGGTTCCCACGCATAATGTGTGGTAGTAAGAATACAAAAGAATTGCAGGAGAGACATGCTTCTTCATTACAAGAAAGCACCAGCACACATGCCTGCAGAAATAGCAGACACACACACAGCTTCCATGACAAACCCTACCTTTCCGCAAACTTCTCCATGATGCGATCTATCTTTTGAGCTTCTCCTGGAAGTCGAAATCCTTTAAGAAACTCACGGATCGCCGTATCGAACTTCATGCCTGAAAATTTCATGGCGTCCACATAAGCATGCATTACAGAGAGTGGAAACTCCTCATGCTGGCCCAAATAATCACCAATCATACCCTGTAAAACAGAGCGTGTCAGACAAGAATATATGCATACAAGTAAAAATCCATTGCAATATTAGATTTCAAGATTCCACCTTGTCCAAATTTGGAGTGTTTCGCAAAAACTGGGCAACTGAAGCAAAATTGTTTTCAACCAACTTATTAGCTATCAGATACTCAATGCCTTTTACTGGATGCCTGTTGAACTGCAGCAATAGAAGTGTTAGTCTAATATAGCCCAAGAAATTAACGAAGATGGATCAAAAAAGATCTATAATGTGGCACACTAATCACATCAGACTCTATATTAAGATataaaacaaagaagataaCAAGTTCACCTCCGATATGGCAGCTTCCACAGTAGATTTATGAGTCTTTGCCTTCTCAAAATTATTTGGACCATCATCCCTTATTTTTGCCTCAATAGATTCTCTAGTTGAAACATCCTCTTCAAGAGACTGTGAACTTTTGCTCTGCTTTTCTAAATCTCTGCATGACTTCTCCCACTCAACGAGTGACTTGAGCACGTTTACAAGGCACTGGAAATATAAAGGAAGAAAAGCTCAACCAGAAGTTCCACCAAATAGCAGCATAGAAcatatagaaaaagaaaagtacaaCTAAGAAGTACTCTAGAAAGCAGACATGTAATAGATAAACCAACCTGAAGTGATGAACCTTTGACCAAATTGCTTTGAGATACAGAGACAGAATTAGGATCTGCAGTTTGTATCCCCTGAGTGATTTTAGATAGAGTGGTGACCTATATAATATACCAGAAGACAAATATGAAGAATGTATTAAAACTATTTTCACGAAACCCGATTCGTAAAAAAATCAAGTGAATGTTCATGAGATTTCACCATGCACTCAAACAAATTTGGTGCTTCAAGATCACAGTCATAATTGACATACATATCAATCAACATCTGAGGATCCCCACAAACTTTCTCCAGCACCCTGAAAAAACTACACATGATCAGATGATTAAGAAAAATGAGGAAGAACCAGAATAACAAATTAACAGCTAATGTAGACAGCCAAACCACAAAACACATTCATTGTACATAAAACATTCAATCAACTATAAAGATTTTTACCTCAGAACACTTGTTTTCTGATTGATAGGACATTCCAAGTTATCCAATGATCTTAAAACTATCAAGGGAAAGAAGATGCCTATTTCCCcctgaaaatatttttatgcATATACACCAAAGGAAATTGTCGGAAACAACATCCTCGTAAGAAATACATCACTGAAATATATTGTCGAGAACATACCTTCAGACTTTCCCTGAATCGCAATAAAAGCACTGAGAAGATTCTGGTTGCATACTGCCAGgagcaaaaaaataatattaaaactataatttataatattcaCAGTCCTGTATgccacaaaagaagaaaattaactGGTTGATATACCTGGAAAATGACAGGAGACTGAGAAACTGAAGCCCGCAACAAAGCGTAAGAGAGATACGCCTTTACCGAATCAATAAAATGGAAGTTCTTTGTAAATGACTTGCTAACCCCTTCTAATAAACCCTGCAATTCCACATAACAATTGTGTTTTTCTGACAATAcataacaaaataattattataaaagagAACCATTTAGCAGAAACTAAAAAGCCTTCTTCTGGTCAAACATTTAAGAAATACGCCTCATGATTAATGACATTAATCATTTTTCTTGAAATGAAAGATATCGACTGCAATTTTCTAATGCTCTAAAAGATCACAAGGTTACTTTGCTTCTATCATCTCAAACTTCCCCAATAAAACAACATCTCAGTTTTTAAACAATATTCGCATTAATTTGACTAACATTGTATTTCCTTACAAAAGTGTGAACGCCAAAAAAATAGTCTACAAACTGACAGAGatgataaataaaattttaaagcaAACCCAAGTTGCTAGGAATAAATATCATTGTATTACTCTGAAAATCTACCTAGGAGATTGTGGAAGAAAAATAGTAATAGATTTGTGGAGCTAACCTGCAGAAGCTCAAGAGATAGAATACGTGACTTGGTCGTGACTTCATCATTATCTTCCTTCATTCCCATCTGCAGAAAGTATATTTGAGAAACCATGAAAACGGTTCCTGAAATTCTTGGTGAGAAAAATTGTAAGGAACcaaatctttaccttgcaaaggGTGCGGAAAACCAATAAAGTATCCCGTTGTCCTATGCTCATGCTCTCAAGGTCAATACCTCTTGAATTATTTAGTAATGATTTCAAGAATGCCCATCAAAGGTAATTAAGTAGTTACAGAAACAAGAAAATTGGAAATAGCATCCACCGCAGAATGTCAGATGCATACCGTGTTATCTTTTTACCATCCTCAATATGCACAGCTTTGTCAAGAACAGCCTCTAGACCCTGAACAAAAAGTATATTCTTATGACCAACATCCAAAAGTTTAATAAAAGAGAAGTACCAgaattcccaaaaaaaaaggcaagatAGTTGGTTATGGGAACAAAAGCCTTTAACTATACATGTAAACAGTTTGAGAGAGGCAGAGAGAAACAGAAACAAAGACAAAGACGGACAAAAAGCTGCACCTTGATATCAGCACCACCTGCTAGACTATGGAGGTCATCAACTGATGTAAGAGATGCCTCTTTTGCCAGGTTGAGCGCATCTCCCAAAGTCATTCCTTTCTCATGTTGGTCAATTGATGAAGTCTCTTCAACTTTCATGTTTGATTTTTCCAATGAAGGACCTTCCACGCTCCCACCAGAGGCAGACAAGTTACTGACCTGAATTTCCTGCAAAACATTATTAGCATCCAATTTACACGGTGGAAACAATTCAATATTTTCCACTTATTtaataccattcaaaaaaaaagggaagactAAGAAACGTAAATTCCCTACAGGATCATTTTCCATTCTCCTGAATACAGTGCTAACCATCTGTGTAAGCATTGCCTTTGATGTACCTTGATTCATAGGGCTCTTGCTGCacaccaaatatcaagtgaTGAGAACTACTGCAAGCAAGACTGATGTAAGGATTCATATAACTTCAAAATACAAACCCATTAAGAGCAATATTGTAGCAAATCCTGATGACAGCAAGCAAAGGCTCTCCATGTACTGCATTCAGAACATAATCTCAGAGTGGTTTCATCAATCTTTAAATGCAGCTACAAAATAAAATTgggttaagaaaaaaaaaaagaagggggtCGATTATGCATGTAAATCttcaaatagccacgtgattaTTGTCATTGGTTCCATTCATCAACTACTTTTTGACTTACTATTAAAAGTAGTCTAACAGCTGTTGGTTCTCGCTCAACTtggcaacaaaattgaaaattccgGTGCTTATCATTTTTATAAGTTATGGGGGtatattcttaattttattttgtttggggAGGGGGGTGAAACGAACCTTGCCCCTTGTAAACGTATAAGGAGTAGACTACCGCTAGGGCCCAAGCTCCTTTTTCGACAATTCCAACGCAACAAGCTCAAACTCTAAAGAACACTTTGGATGTTGTTGGGTGacgtacatacatatatatatacattatttatACAAAAACCCAGAATCTGAATTCTTCAGCCACACAAATTTGTAAGCAGGTTCTCGAATATGCCACTAAGACACTATCTCGCATGCTTTAAAGCTAATAAGCTGTGCTCTGCCTATTTATGTGTAATTTTTGACTGGTAAAACTTTGAAGCTCAAGGAAAAGTTAGCTCCCTGCTAGTCCCCTTTCCACCAATACTTGCGCGTATAGCTAGATATATAAAGAGAGACAATTAATCAATTTTAGTAACATAAATAACTTATACAAAACTAGACTTTTATCTCAAAGCATACCTCTCAACTTTGTGGATGACACAGCAGCTATAAGTACCTTCAACACTTGCAGAATAGTACTGCACATGGCCCCTCAACAGTAGTCAATCATGACAATAAAAATATGCAGGAGAAGAATTACCAATTACATAGATGCATACCTCTCAGAGGACGAGTTATCAACACAATTGCATACCATGTTCAGAATATCAGTAAAAAGTGGGGCATTTTTACCGCCATCTAAACCTGGATCTCCCTCTAAATGACCATAGGCAATAAGTTTCTGCGCTTGTAATTCAAAGAATCAAGTTAGAAATTACTATGCACTAGATCTAAGCATTTGAAAGTTCAAGAACACAACTCACAACATGGTATATGATTACTGGAATATAAAGCAATGACATGTAAAAGGCATTACGAGATTGTCAAACCTATATCAGGCTCAAAAGAGGTCATTGCATATGAAATGATGTtctagaaagggaaaaaaatctctaaaaaaacaacaaaagatgcATACATGAAGACAGTCCAAAGCGGCTTCcagaattttcatatttttggttACAAACGCTAGACGAAGAGGATTTAGGACAAGCTCTGCATCAGCTTCCCCTAAGGTGTACCCAGCACTAGCTAAGGCGGTTGAAATGCTTCCACTGACACCCACTGCCTTGCCATCCTGCCGTGCCTCTTCAGCAGCATACTGATCTGTGCATGACAAATCTGACTCTGTTTCAGGTTTTGCAGCTTCCCCTTCAGAGTCAAGCGAACTAGGGGGAAAAGGGCAAAAAGAATGACTTAGGACCTAAACTTGAAGTTAACAATTAACAACACCTGGTCTCATTCAAATAAAATTCTGACAGAAACCATTTTATGAAGCAATCCAATTATAATAACCAAGGATTCAAGATGATAACCCCAAAGGCCTTGATGTAATGCAATTCGACAATACTATGTTTGGAGCTTACAATAATTTA
This genomic window from Tripterygium wilfordii isolate XIE 37 chromosome 9, ASM1340144v1, whole genome shotgun sequence contains:
- the LOC120005376 gene encoding brefeldin A-inhibited guanine nucleotide-exchange protein 5-like isoform X2 — encoded protein: MAAGGFLNRAFESMLKECSGKKYPDLQKAIQTYLDSAKEVNKHSASSRSNQASSLAGDASSLDSEGEAAKPETESDLSCTDQYAAEEARQDGKAVGVSGSISTALASAGYTLGEADAELVLNPLRLAFVTKNMKILEAALDCLHKLIAYGHLEGDPGLDGGKNAPLFTDILNMVCNCVDNSSSESTILQVLKVLIAAVSSTKLRVHGEPLLAVIRICYNIALNGKSPMNQGTSKAMLTQMVSTVFRRMENDPEIQVSNLSASGGSVEGPSLEKSNMKVEETSSIDQHEKGMTLGDALNLAKEASLTSVDDLHSLAGGADIKGLEAVLDKAVHIEDGKKITRGIDLESMSIGQRDTLLVFRTLCKMGMKEDNDEVTTKSRILSLELLQGLLEGVSKSFTKNFHFIDSVKAYLSYALLRASVSQSPVIFQYATRIFSVLLLRFRESLKGEIGIFFPLIVLRSLDNLECPINQKTSVLRVLEKVCGDPQMLIDMYVNYDCDLEAPNLFECMVTTLSKITQGIQTADPNSVSVSQSNLVKGSSLQCLVNVLKSLVEWEKSCRDLEKQSKSSQSLEEDVSTRESIEAKIRDDGPNNFEKAKTHKSTVEAAISEFNRHPVKGIEYLIANKLVENNFASVAQFLRNTPNLDKGMIGDYLGQHEEFPLSVMHAYVDAMKFSGMKFDTAIREFLKGFRLPGEAQKIDRIMEKFAERYCADNPGLFKNADTAYVLAYAVILLNTDAHNPMVWPKTSKSDFIRMHATNDDEDCAPTELLGEIYDSIIKEEIKMKDETGSVGKGSRQKPYGEERGGLVSILNLALPKRNSSTDAKSESESIIKKTQAIIRNQGSRRGVFYTAQQTEIVRPMVEAVGWPLLATFSVTMEEGENKPRVVLCMEGFNAGIHITYVLGMDTMRYAFLTSLVRFTFLHAPKELRSKNVEALRTLLALCDSETDSLQDTWNAVLECVSRLEFIRTTPSIAATVMHGSNQISRDAVIQSLKELAGKPAEKAFVNSVKLPSESVVEFFTALCGVSAEELKQTPARVFSLQKLVEISYYNMARIRMVWARIWSVLANHFISAGSHHDEKIAMYAIDSLRQLGMKYLEHAELSNFTFQNDILKPFVILMRNSRSESIRSLIVDCIVQMIKSKVRSIKSGWRSVFMIFTAAADDDFESIVESAFENVEQVILEHFDKVVADCFMDCVNCLIRFANNKTSHRISLKAIALLRICEDRLAEGLIPGGALKPIDTTVDETFDVTEYYWFPMLAGLSDLTSDPRPEVRSCALEVLFDLLNERGHKFSSSFWESIFHRVLFPIFDQVRHAGKESLVSSGDEWFRETSIHSLQLLCDLFNTFYKEVCFMLPPLLSLLLDCAKKTDQTVVSISLGALVHLIEVGGHQFSESDWEMLLKSIRDASYTTQPLELLNALGFENPMPSVKSDADGEVNNHRLEVGDNGYITPRASPRAVVVQTDLNGSEGMPSPSKTASDSVGLQKTQSISQKFMANMMDNIFLRRASKPDNHISDTSVSSSPAKVSDAAENDVKEEEESPLMGTVRGKCITQLLLLVAIDSIQRKYWSKLKAPQKMAVMDILLSLLEFTTSYNSFSNLRVRMNHIPVDRPPLNLLRQELVGTGIYMDVLQKTTLGISASNEQNVESNGSQDVKTDSSTSEDPHVEEKFQRTAEEKLVSFCEQVLRDASDLQSSVGETTNMEIHRVLELRSPIIVKVLKGMCFMNHQIFRRHLMDFYPLLTKLVCYDQMDVRGALGDLFRVQLTALLP
- the LOC120005376 gene encoding brefeldin A-inhibited guanine nucleotide-exchange protein 5-like isoform X1, with protein sequence MAAGGFLNRAFESMLKECSGKKYPDLQKAIQTYLDSAKEVNKHSASSRSNQASSLAGDASSLDSEGEAAKPETESDLSCTDQYAAEEARQDGKAVGVSGSISTALASAGYTLGEADAELVLNPLRLAFVTKNMKILEAALDCLHKLIAYGHLEGDPGLDGGKNAPLFTDILNMVCNCVDNSSSESTILQVLKVLIAAVSSTKLRVHGEPLLAVIRICYNIALNGKSPMNQGTSKAMLTQMVSTVFRRMENDPEIQVSNLSASGGSVEGPSLEKSNMKVEETSSIDQHEKGMTLGDALNLAKEASLTSVDDLHSLAGGADIKGLEAVLDKAVHIEDGKKITRGIDLESMSIGQRDTLLVFRTLCKMGMKEDNDEVTTKSRILSLELLQGLLEGVSKSFTKNFHFIDSVKAYLSYALLRASVSQSPVIFQYATRIFSVLLLRFRESLKGEIGIFFPLIVLRSLDNLECPINQKTSVLSFFRVLEKVCGDPQMLIDMYVNYDCDLEAPNLFECMVTTLSKITQGIQTADPNSVSVSQSNLVKGSSLQCLVNVLKSLVEWEKSCRDLEKQSKSSQSLEEDVSTRESIEAKIRDDGPNNFEKAKTHKSTVEAAISEFNRHPVKGIEYLIANKLVENNFASVAQFLRNTPNLDKGMIGDYLGQHEEFPLSVMHAYVDAMKFSGMKFDTAIREFLKGFRLPGEAQKIDRIMEKFAERYCADNPGLFKNADTAYVLAYAVILLNTDAHNPMVWPKTSKSDFIRMHATNDDEDCAPTELLGEIYDSIIKEEIKMKDETGSVGKGSRQKPYGEERGGLVSILNLALPKRNSSTDAKSESESIIKKTQAIIRNQGSRRGVFYTAQQTEIVRPMVEAVGWPLLATFSVTMEEGENKPRVVLCMEGFNAGIHITYVLGMDTMRYAFLTSLVRFTFLHAPKELRSKNVEALRTLLALCDSETDSLQDTWNAVLECVSRLEFIRTTPSIAATVMHGSNQISRDAVIQSLKELAGKPAEKAFVNSVKLPSESVVEFFTALCGVSAEELKQTPARVFSLQKLVEISYYNMARIRMVWARIWSVLANHFISAGSHHDEKIAMYAIDSLRQLGMKYLEHAELSNFTFQNDILKPFVILMRNSRSESIRSLIVDCIVQMIKSKVRSIKSGWRSVFMIFTAAADDDFESIVESAFENVEQVILEHFDKVVADCFMDCVNCLIRFANNKTSHRISLKAIALLRICEDRLAEGLIPGGALKPIDTTVDETFDVTEYYWFPMLAGLSDLTSDPRPEVRSCALEVLFDLLNERGHKFSSSFWESIFHRVLFPIFDQVRHAGKESLVSSGDEWFRETSIHSLQLLCDLFNTFYKEVCFMLPPLLSLLLDCAKKTDQTVVSISLGALVHLIEVGGHQFSESDWEMLLKSIRDASYTTQPLELLNALGFENPMPSVKSDADGEVNNHRLEVGDNGYITPRASPRAVVVQTDLNGSEGMPSPSKTASDSVGLQKTQSISQKFMANMMDNIFLRRASKPDNHISDTSVSSSPAKVSDAAENDVKEEEESPLMGTVRGKCITQLLLLVAIDSIQRKYWSKLKAPQKMAVMDILLSLLEFTTSYNSFSNLRVRMNHIPVDRPPLNLLRQELVGTGIYMDVLQKTTLGISASNEQNVESNGSQDVKTDSSTSEDPHVEEKFQRTAEEKLVSFCEQVLRDASDLQSSVGETTNMEIHRVLELRSPIIVKVLKGMCFMNHQIFRRHLMDFYPLLTKLVCYDQMDVRGALGDLFRVQLTALLP
- the LOC120005376 gene encoding brefeldin A-inhibited guanine nucleotide-exchange protein 5-like isoform X3, giving the protein MAAGGFLNRAFESMLKECSGKKYPDLQKAIQTYLDSAKEVNKHSASSRSNQASSLAGDASSLDSEGEAAKPETESDLSCTDQYAAEEARQDGKAVGVSGSISTALASAGYTLGEADAELVLNPLRLAFVTKNMKILEAALDCLHKLIAYGHLEGDPGLDGGKNAPLFTDILNMVCNCVDNSSSESTILQVLKVLIAAVSSTKLRVHGEPLLAVIRICYNIALNGKSPMNQGTSKAMLTQMVSTVFRRMENDPEIQVSNLSASGGSVEGPSLEKSNMKVEETSSIDQHEKGMTLGDALNLAKEASLTSVDDLHSLAGGADIKGLEAVLDKAVHIEDGKKITRGIDLESMSIGQRDTLLVFRTLCKMGMKEDNDEVTTKSRILSLELLQGLLEGVSKSFTKNFHFIDSVKAYLSYALLRASVSQSPVIFQYATRIFSVLLLRFRESLKGEIGIFFPLIVLRSLDNLECPINQKTSVLSFFRVLEKVCGDPQMLIDMYVNYDCDLEAPNLFECMVTTLSKITQGIQTADPNSVSVSQSNLVKGSSLQCLVNVLKSLVEWEKSCRDLEKQSKSSQSLEEDVSTRESIEAKIRDDGPNNFEKAKTHKSTVEAAISEFNRHPVKGIEYLIANKLVENNFASVAQFLRNTPNLDKGMIGDYLGQHEEFPLSVMHAYVDAMKFSGMKFDTAIREFLKGFRLPGEAQKIDRIMEKFAERYCADNPGLFKNADTAYVLAYAVILLNTDAHNPMVWPKTSKSDFIRMHATNDDEDCAPTELLGEIYDSIIKEEIKMKDETGSVGKGSRQKPYGEERGGLVSILNLALPKRNSSTDAKSESESIIKKTQAIIRNQGSRRGVFYTAQQTEIVRPMVEAVGWPLLATFSVTMEEGENKPRVVLCMEGFNAGIHITYVLGMDTMRYAFLTSLVRFTFLHAPKELRSKNVEALRTLLALCDSETDSLQDTWNAVLECVSRLEFIRTTPSIAATVMHGSNQISRDAVIQSLKELAGKPAEKAFVNSVKLPSESVVEFFTALCGVSAEELKQTPARVFSLQKLVEISYYNMARIRMVWARIWSVLANHFISAGSHHDEKIAMYAIDSLRQLGMKYLEHAELSNFTFQNDILKPFVILMRNSRSESIRSLIVDCIVQMIKSKVRSIKSGWRSVFMIFTAAADDDFESIVESAFENVEQVILEHFDKVVADCFMDCVNCLIRFANNKTSHRISLKAIALLRICEDRLAEGLIPGGALKPIDTTVDETFDVTEYYWFPMLAGLSDLTSDPRPEVRSCALEVLFDLLNERGHKFSSSFWESIFHRVLFPIFDQVRHAGKESLVSSGDEWFRETSIHSLQLLCDLFNTFYKEVCFMLPPLLSLLLDCAKKTDQTVVSISLGALVHLIEVGGHQFSESDWEMLLKSIRDASYTTQPLELLNALGFENPMPSVKSDADGEVNNHRLEVGDNGYITPRASPRAVVVQTDLNGSEGMPSPSKTASDSVGLQKTQSISQKFMANMMDNIFLRRASKPDNHISDTSVSSSPAKVSDAAENDVKEEEESPLMGTVRGKCITQLLLLVAIDSIQRKYWSKLKAPQKMAVMDILLSLLEFTTSYNSFSNLRVRMNHIPVDRPPLNLLRQELVGTGIYMDVLQKTTLGISASNEQNVESNGSQDVKTDSSTSEDPHVEEKFQRTAEEKLVSFCEQVLRDASDLQSSVGETTNMEIHRVLELRSPIIVKIFRRHLMDFYPLLTKLVCYDQMDVRGALGDLFRVQLTALLP